From the Arctopsyche grandis isolate Sample6627 chromosome 11, ASM5162203v2, whole genome shotgun sequence genome, one window contains:
- the LOC143919126 gene encoding uncharacterized protein LOC143919126: MMECRLCLGSAPAETSVSIFNDPHPELEQCIRTCCQIQVNRDDGLPDTVCLSCKTHLELLMSFRKACFRSNETSQLRLDDCLKIKTEEVLLEDIIWDDEPSLPTIHQNNSEICSKPFPNESKLVLHTKEKPFQCDICMKSFTHKSTLWSHNKLHTGVKPHKCDTCLKSFIHKYDLMLHLRSHTGEKPYKCEICFKSFTRKSCLWSHNKSHTGIRPHKCDTCLKSFIHKYELVLHLRSHTGEKPYKCEICLKSFTQKSNLESHKKSHSVLKPHKCDVCLQTFIKKNALWYHLRFHTPEKSYKCEICLKSFTRKYELSLHLRSHTGVKPFKCEICLKSFTQKSSLMAHKKLHIGI; the protein is encoded by the exons ATGATGGAGTGTAGGCTTTGTCTTGGTTCAGCTCCGGCCGAGACCTCCGTCTCCATCTTCAacgatcctcatccagagctGGAGCAATGCATTCGGACatgctgtcaaattcag gttaatAGAGACGACGGGTTGCCGGACACGGTGTGTCTTTCATGTAAGACCCATCTGGAACTGTTAAtgagctttcgaaaggcttgttttcgaagcaacgaaacgtctcaactgaggttgGATGActgcttgaagatcaagactgaagaagttttgttggaagacataatatgggacgatgagccttcattGCCGACAATTCACCAAAATAAcagtgaaatttgttcaaagccaTTTCCCAATGAATCTAAACTGGTTTTACATACTAAAGAAAAGCCAtttcaatgtgatatttgtatgaaatcatttactcacaAATCTACCCTATGGTCACATaataaattgcatactggggtaaaaccgcacaaatgtgacacttgtttaaaatcatttattcataaatatgacCTTAtgttacatttgagatctcacacgggggaaaagccttacaagtgtgaaatttgttttaaatcatttactcgaaaatctTGCCTCTGGTCACATAATAAATCGCACACTGGGATaagaccacacaaatgtgacacttgtttaaaatcatttattcataaatatgaaCTTGTactacatttaagatctcacacgggggaaaagccttacaagtgtgaaatttgtttaaagtcattcactcaaaaatctaacctcgaGTCACATAAAAAATCGCATTCTGTactaaaaccacacaaatgtgacgtttgtttacaaacatttatcaaaaaaaatgcaCTGTGGTATCATTTAAGATTTCACACGCCGGAAAAGtcatacaaatgtgaaatttgtttgaaGTCTTTTACTCGCAAATATGAACTTtcgttacatttaagatctcacaccgGGGTAAAGCCtttcaagtgtgaaatttgcttaaaatcatttactcaaaaatctagcctcatggcacataaaaaattgcatattggGATATAA
- the LOC143918891 gene encoding uncharacterized protein LOC143918891 — protein sequence MERMECRLCLGSAPAESSVSIFGGPHPERLVKRIRTCCQIYIKRGDRLPDTVCLSCKTNLELLINFREACLRSNETSQLRLDDCLKIKTEEVLLEDLIWDDEPSLLTNHSKSSEIYSKPFPSESELVLHTREKPYKCNICLKSFTLKSSLASHENLHTGIKPHKCEVCLKSFSRKFRLKTHKILHTGIKPHKCEICLKTFIQKYSLVSHRKLHTGIKPYKCDICLQSFTRKSHLVSHLRYHTGEKPFKCEICLKSYTKKSHLMEHLRSHTGEKPYKCEICLQSFIRKHILVSHLRSHTGENPYKCQICLKSFTHKSSLVTHEKNMHNAIKPHKCELCLKSFSRQSHLEAHTILHTGIKPHKCEICLKSFTQKSSLVSHEKLHTGIKPYKCDICLKSFTRKYPLVLHLRSHTGEKPYKCDICLKSFTLKSTLGSHIKTHKTFSKKSTLMLHEKLHTGIKPHKCDFCFKSFLRKIQLVLHLRSHTGEKPFKCEICMKSFSQKSILGSHIKTHTGIKPHKCDLCLKSFISKNEVVLHLRSHTGEKPYKCKICLKSFSRQFSLLSHEILHTGIKAHKCEICLKSFSHKYKLVLHLKSHTGEKPYKCVICLKSFTLKSTLGSHIKTHTGIKPHKCDTCLKSFIHKNDLVLHLRSHTGEKPYKCEICLKSFSRQFSLQAHKKLHTGIKLH from the exons ATGGAGaggatggagtgcaggctttgtcttggatcagccccggccgagtcttccgtctccatcttcggtggtcctcatccagagcgtttGGTGAAACgtattcggacctgctgtcaaatttat ATCAAAAGAGGCGACCGGTTGCCGGACActgtgtgtctttcgtgtaagaccaatctggaattgttgatCAACTTTCGAGAGGCTTGTTTACGAAGcaacgaaacgtctcaactgaggttagatgattgcctgaagatcaagactgaagaagttttgttggaagatttaatatgggacgatgagccttcattACTGACCAATCACTCAAAGAGTAGTGAAATTTATTCAAAGCCATTTCCCAGTGAATCTGAACTTGTTTTACATACTAGAGAAAAGCCGTACAAAtgcaacatttgtttaaaatcatttactctaaaATCTAGCCTCGCGTCACATGAAaacttgcatactgggataaaaccacacaaatgcgaagtgtgtttaaaatcgttttctcgtAAATTTCGCCTTAAGACACATAAaatattgcatactgggataaaaccacacaagtgtgaaatttgtttaaaaacatttattcaaaaatatagcCTCGTGTCACATAGAAAGTTGcacactgggataaaaccatacaaatgtgatatttgtttacaatcatttactcgaaaaagtcatcttgtgtcacatttaagatatcacacgggggaaaagcctttcAAGTGTGAaatctgtttaaaatcatatactaAAAAATCTCATCTTATGGAACAtctaagatctcacacgggggaaaagccttataagtgtgaaatttgtttacaatcatttattcgaaaacatattcttgtgtcacatttaagatctcacactggggaaaatCCTTACAAGTgtcaaatttgtttaaaatcatttactcacaaATCGAGCCTCGTGACACATGAAAAAAACATGCATAAtgcgataaaaccacacaaatgcgaactgtgtttaaaatcattttctcgtcAATCTCACCTCGAGGCACATACaatattgcatactgggataaaaccacacaagtgtgaaatttgtttaaaatcatttactcaaaaatctagcctcgtgtcacatgaaaagttgcatactgggataaaaccatacaaatgtgatatttgtttaaaatcatttactcgaaaatatcctcttgtgttacatttaagatctcacactggggaaaagccttacaagtgtgacatttgtttaaaatcatttactctaaaATCTACCCTCGGGTCACATATAAAAACCCACAAAACATTTTCTAAGAAATCTACCCTcatgttacatgaaaaattgcatactgggataaaaccacacaaatgtgactttTGCTTTAAATCATTTCTTCGAAAAATTcaacttgtgttacatttaagatctcacacgggagaaaagcctttcaagtgtgaaatttgtatgaaatcattttctcaaaaatctatccTCGGGTCACATATAAAAactcatactgggataaaaccgcaCAAGTGTGACTtgtgtttgaaatcatttattagtaaaaatgaagttgtgttacatttaagatctcacacgggggaaaagccttacaagtgtaaaatttgtttaaaatcattttcacgtCAATTTAGCCTCCTGTCACATGAAATATTGCATACTGGAATAAaagcacacaaatgtgaaatttgtttaaaatcattttctcataaatataaacttgtgttacatttaaaatctcacacgggggaaaagccttacaagtgtgtaatttgtttaaaatcatttactctaaaATCTACCCTCGGGTCACATATAAAAAcccatactgggataaaaccacacaaatgtgacacttgcttaaaatcatttattcataaaaatgatcttgtgttacatttaagatctcacacaggggaaaagccttacaagtgtgaaatttgtttaaaatcattttctcgtcAATTTAGCCTCCaggcacataaaaaattgcacactGGGATTAAACTGCActaa
- the LOC143918892 gene encoding uncharacterized protein LOC143918892, whose product MECRLCLGSAPAESSVSIFGGPHPERLVKRIRTCFQIYVKRGDGLPDTVCLSCKTNLESLISFRKACFRSNETSQPRLDDSLKIKTEEVLLEDLIWDDEPSLPTIHRKSSEICSKPFPSESELVLHTREKPYKCDICLKTYTTKCSLVLHKKLHTGIKPHKCEVCLKSFSRKSHVELHQKLHTGIKPYKCNICLLSFLRKYNLVSHLRSHTGEKPFKCEICLKSFTLKSSLVSHENLHTGLKPHKCEVCLKSFTRKSDLEVHKGLHTGIKPYKCDICFQSFYRKYHLVLHLKSHTGEKPYKCEICLKSFTQKHSLVTHQENMHNAIKPHKCEVCLKSFSRKYHLEAHQILHTGIKPHKCDTCLKSYTLKYTLTKHIRTHCKK is encoded by the exons atggagtgcagactttgtcttggatcagctccggccgagtcttccgtctccatcttcggcggtcctcatccagagcgtttGGTGAAACGTATTCGGACCTGCTTTCAAATTTAT gttaaaagaggcgacgGGTTGCCGgacacggtgtgtctttcgtgtaagaccaattTGGAAtcgttgatcagctttcgaaaggcttgttttcgaagcaacgAAACGTCTCAACCGAGGTTAGATGATAGCCTGAAGATCAAGACGGAAGAAGTTTtgttggaagatttaatatgggacgatgagccttcactaccgacaattcaccgaaagagtagtgaaatttgttcaaagccaTTTCCCAGTGAATCTGAACTTGTTTTACATACTAGAGAAAAGCCGTACAAatgcgacatttgtttaaaaacataCACTACTAAATGTAGCCTCGtgttacataaaaaattgcatactgggataaaaccacacaaatgcgaagtgtgtttgaaatcattttctcgTAAATCTCACGTCGAGTTACatcaaaaattgcatactgggataaaaccatacaaatgtaatatttgtttactATCATTTCTTCGAAAATATAATCTTGTgtcacatttaagatctcacacaggggaaaagcctttcaagtgtgaaatttgtttaaaatcatttaccctaaaatctagccttgtgtcgcATGAAAACTTGCATACTGggttaaaaccacacaaatgcgaagtgtgtttaaaatcatttactcgtaAATCCGACCTCGAGGTACATAAAGGATTGCATACCggaataaaaccatacaaatgtgatatttgttttcaatcattttatcgaaaatatcatcttgtgttacatttaaaatctcacactggggaaaagccttacaagtgtgaaatttgtttaaaatcatttactcaaaaacatAGCCTCGTGACACATCAAGAAAATATGCATAAtgcgataaaaccacacaaatgtgaagtgtgtttaaaatcattttctcgtaaATATCACCTTGAGGCACATCAaatattgcatactgggataaaaccacacaaatgtgatacttgtttaaaatcatatactcTAAAATATACCCTCACGAAACATATAAGAACTCATTGTAAGAAATAA